From the Micromonospora echinofusca genome, the window CGTGGAAGCGCAACGGGTGGCGTACGGCCGCGAAGCAGCCGGTCAAGAACGCCGACCTGTGGCAGCGGCTGGAGGCCGCCTGCGCCCGGCACGAGGTCACCTGGCTGTGGGTGAAGGGGCACAACGGTCACCCGGAGAACGAGCGCGCCGACGCGCTGGCCAACCGGGGCATGACCGAGGCCCGCACGTCGGCGGTGCCCGCCGGACGCTGACCGGTCCGGCGGGCGGCGGTCAGATCACTCGGTGCGGCTCGGGTCGGCGGTGCCGGAGACGGCGTCCACGTCGTAGCCGGCGCGGCTGACCTCCCTGGCCGGGCGTCGGTCGTCGGCCGGCAGGTCGGCGAAGTCGTCGCCGGTGTCGTCGGTGGTGTGCAGGGACTCGCCCGGTGGTCGCAGCGACGCCTGCATGGCGGTCGCGCCGTCCGGCTCGTCGGTGGCGGCCTGGTCGAAACGCTTCTGTTCGGTCATGCCGCACTCCTGCCCCCGTGGCCTGCCGCCAAACGCGGGTCCTTTCCGGTCCTGCGGCTGCACGGGCGCCCGACTGCCGCTCGGCGTCGTTCCGCCCCCTGGTCGGTCAGCGTGGCGCGTCCGGGTGGCCCGGCATGGTGGAGCCGCCGCTGGAACTGCCCGACGCGCCGCCCGCCATGCCGGAGCCGTCGTCCTCGGTGACCAGGCCGGGCTTCTCCGTCGTGTCGTCCGGCGCCGGGACGTCGGTGTCCGCCTCGACCTGGACCAGCCGTGCCTGGCCGGCCTCGTCCTCGGCGTGCGCCGGGTCGACCGGCAGCTCACCGTCGCGCGCCCGATACCCCACCGCTGCCTCCCGTGCCGTTGCCGTTGCCGTTGCGGCCCCGGCTACCCGCACCCCTCCCCCCGAAACCCCGGCCCCGCCGGCCCGGCCCGCCCTGTCGCGAAGAACGGGGGGTCAGCGGCGGCGGGTGGGGCGGGTGGGGGAGCGGGGTGGGCGGGGCTGGGGGGTGAGGGACAGGGCGGACCAGTGGTGGGGGCGGGTGCGGCCGGGGGGTAGGGCGGTGTGCCCGTCGCCCCGGGCCGCGTCGAGCTGCGACTGGTGCAGGAACAGGCTGCCGGACAGGTCCGCGCCGCGCAGGTCGGCCCCGCGCAGGTCGGCGCCGGTGAGGTCGGCCAGGCCGAGGTCGACGCCGCGCAGGTCGGCGCCGATCAGCAGCGCCCCGCGCAGGTTCGCCCGGCGCAGGTCGGCCCGGCGCAGGTCGACGCCGAACAGTTGGGCGCCCCGCCGATCCGCGCCCGGGCGGCCGCCCCGGGCCCGCGCCGCGTCCCCGGCGCGCGACAGCAGCGGGTTGACCCGCCCCCGGTACGCGTCCACGTCGAGCGCCACCAGCGTCTCGGCGGGCTCCCGGGCCAGCCGCTCGGTCTCGCCGAGCGCGACGGACAACTCGCCGCGCAGCGGCTGCGGTGGACGCGTCGCGAGGGCCTCGGTCAGATACCAGAGCAGCTCGTGCAGCGGCCGCATCACCGCGAACGTGTCGAACATGAGCGGCGCCGTCTGCGGCGCGTCGCGCCAGTCCCGGCCAGCGAAGGTGGTCTGGGCCACCCGCTGCCCGGCGCCGAAGCAGTCGAAGACGGTGCAGCCGGGAAAGCCCCGGCCGCGCAGGTCGGCGTGGATGCCGCAGCGCGAGTCGGCCCGCAGGTTCGGGCAGGGCTGGCCGGCGGGCTTGTCGATGGCGAAGTCGGCGGACGCGGAGAAGGCCGGTGCGACGCAGCAGAGCCCGAAGCACCGGGCGCAGTCGGCGCGCAGCCCGTCCGCCATCGACGCCGCCGCGGGGGTTTCCGACACGCTGACCGTTCTCCTGCCGTTCGGGGGTCTCCCGCCGGCGGCCTCGCGGGCGGGGGCTCCCATTGTCCCGCCCCCGTGAGGGCCACCGGGCCGCAGGGTGCGCGGCCAACGCCCCGGGCGCGGGGAGCCGCGGCGCACCGTCTGCGTGGCCCACACCGGGCGCGGTGGGGCCGCGGCGCGCCGACTGGCGTTCGGCGGGGGCCCCGCCTGCGCTCAGCCCTCCACCGAGCGCCAGTCGTGCGACTCCAGCGCGTTGGCCTGTGGGCCCATCATCAGCATGCCGCCGTCGACCGGCCAGGACGCGCCCGTGACGTACGCGGCGGCGGGCGAGGCGAGCAGCGCGACCACGGCGGCCACCTCCCGCGCGTCCCCCGGGCGCCCGACCGGCACCCCGGGGCGTTCCTGCGTGAACGGGTCGACGTCCTCCTGGCCGGTCATCGGGGTGGCGATCTCACCCGGGGCGACCGCGTTGACGGTGATGCCGTCCGCCGCCAGTTCCTGCGCCATCACCCTGGTCAGCAGGCCTAGCCCGCCCTTCGCGGCGCAGTACGCTGCCGAGCCGACCCGGGGCGCATGCTCGTGCACGCTGGTGATGTTGACGATCCGGCCGCCCAGCCCTGCGGCGCGCATCCGCCGGGCGGCCCGCTGCCCGCACAGGAACGGCCCGTCGAGGTCGACGGAGAGCACCTCGCGCCACTGCTCCCAGCCGGTGTCGACGAACGGTGTGGACGCCCCGGTGCCGGCGTTGTTGACGAGTACGCCGAGGCCACCGAGGCGGTCCGCCAGCTCGTCGACGACCGCGTCGGCTCCCGGCAGCCGGGTCAGGTCCAGGTGGGCGACCTCGCAGCGCCGGCCGGTGGCGCGTACCTCGGTGGCGGTCCGCTCGGCGCCCCCGGCGTCGCGGTGCCAGGTGACGCCGACGTCGAAGCCGGCCCCGGCGAGGGCGACGGCGCAGGCCCGGCCGATGCCGGAATCGGCGCCCGTGACGATGGCGATCCTCGGGTAGTTCTCGTAACGCGATGGCATGTCGGCGCACTACCCGTTCCATGCGAATGCAACCATGCGTCGATCCCCGTCTATGCAGGGGATTGTCCGCGTCGATGCGTTCTGACATCCTCCACCGTGGACGCTGCCAGCGACGGTCGCCAATCCGGAGGGCCGCACTGAGGTGGCGCCTTCTTCTGCCGGAGGGACCTCGTGAAGCGCAGACGTCGCCATCTGCTCGCAGGACTGGCGGTCGGTGCCCTGGTGGCGTCGACCGGTCTCATCGGAATCCACTTCGCCGGCGCCGAGGTGCCGACCCCCGCCGCCGCGGCCGGCGACGGGGAGATGCCGGGGGCGCTCGGCGCCCACATGGAACGGCTGCGCCAGGCCGTGCCGGGCAGCGACGGCATGTCGCCGGACGGGCCCGGCAACGCCGCGCAGCAGGAGTTCCTGGAGCGCGCGTACCCGGCCAACACGATCAGCATCGCCCAGGTCGACCGCTCCAAGTCGGCGTACGCCGCCGCCGAGCGGCGCGCCGGCGGCACCCGCGGCTGGACGAACATCGGCCCGAGCGAGGCCCTCTACCCGTTCACCGAGTTCCGCAACGCCTCCAACTACGTGCCGAACGCGTACGTCGCGGGCGGCCGGGTCACCTCCATCGACATCGCCCCGGACTGCAACGCCCTGCTCTGCCGGGCGTACGTCACGCCGGCCGGCGGCGGCGTCTGGGGCACCCTGAACATCCTCGCGGCCGAGCCCAAGTGGTTCTACCTGGGCGGGCCGCTGGGCATCAACGCGGCCGGCTCGGTCAAGATCGACCGCAACGACAAGACGGGGCTGACCATCTACGTCGGCACCGGTGAGGCCAACACCTGCGCCTCCGGCTGCGTCGCCGGCGTCGGGCTCTACAAGTCGACCAACGGCGGCGTCACCTGGAAGGGACCGCTGGGCAAGGACGCCCTCGCCGGCAAGGGCATCGGCGAGATCACCGTGAAGCCGGGCGACCCGAAGACGCTCTACGTCGCCACCACCACCGCCCTGCGCGGCATGTCCAGCTCCTGCTGCACGGGCGTGACCCGGCCCGTGCCCGACGCCGAGAAGTGGGGCCTCTACAAGTCCACCGACGGCGGCGCGAACTGGAAGTTCATCCACAACGGCTCGGCCGACGCCACCCAGTGCACGGGCAGCGCCGCGGAATACAACAACACGGCCGCCTGCTCGCCGCGCGGCGTGCGCTACGTCAAGCTCGACCCGCGCGACGCGAACACCGTCTACGCCTCCTCGTACGCCCGGGGGGTCTGGCGCTCCGCGGACGCCGGCGCCACCTGGACGCAGATCAAGCCGTCGCTGAACCCGGCGGTCTTCCAGACCCGGGCCGCGATCGACGTGACCGCCCTGCCGAACGGCAAGACCCGCATGTACGTCTACGAGGGCAACCTCGGCAACCCGTACTCGCGGCTGTTCCGCAGCGACGACGTGGCCGGCGACGCCCCCGCGTTCGCCGACCTGACCAGCGCCAACCCGGCGGACCCGGGCTACGCCACCTACAACCAGTGCACCGGCCAGTGCTGGTACGACGTGTTCGTGCACACCCCGGCCGGGCACCCCGACATCGTCTACACGGGCGGCTCGTACGTCTACGGCGAGACCGTCGCCCACAAGCGGGCCGTGGTGCTCTCCACCGACGCCGGCGTCAGCGGCACCGACATGACCTTCGACGGCACCGACGAGCTGCACCCCAACGGCCTGCACCCCGACCAGCACGCCCTGGTCACCAACCCGCGCAACCCGTACCAGTTCTTCGAGGCCAACGACGGTGGCGTGATGCGCTCCAGCGGCCAGTTCGTGGACCGCTCGGCCTGGTGCGACAACCCCGACCGCAACCTGGCCACGCAGGCGCAGAGGGACCGCTGCCGGCAGATGCTGTCGAAGATCCCGTCGAAGCTGGACGGCATCAACAAGGGCATGAACACGTTGCAGTTCATCAGCCTCTCCGCCAGCCCGCACGACCACCGGCTGTTGCAGGGCGGCACCCAGGACAACGGCACCTGGGAGAACAAGGGCGAGCGCCGGCGCTGGGTCAACACGATGATCGGTGACGGCGGCGCGTCCGGCTTCGACGTCGGCAGGCCGGAGTTCCGCTTCCACACCTTCTACGACGCCTCGCCCGAGGTGAACTTCGCCAATGGCGACGTGGGTAGCTGGATCTCCATCTCCGACCCGGTCTTCGGGCAGCCGGGCACCCTGTTCTACGCCCCGGTGATCACCGACCCGAAGGTCAGCGGCACGATGTTCGCCGGCACCTCGCGCACCGTCTACCGGACGAAGACCTTCGGGCTGGGCGACCGGAGCCTGGCCGAGGCCAACCGGATCTGCAACACCTGGACCGGCACCTTCGAGGCGCAGTGCGGCGACTTCGCGCCGCTGGGCACGGTCAACCTGACCGACGCCGCGTGGGGCGACCGGGCCGGCGGCGCCGTCTCGGTCGTCGAGCGCGTCGCCTCCGACTCGTCCACGGCGTACGCGGCCACCAGCACCGGCCGGGTGTTCGTGTCCCGCAACGTCGACGCCGAGCCGGCGTCGGCGGTCACCTGGACGCGCATCGACACCGCCGCCACGCCGAACCGCTTCGTCACGAGCGTCCACGTCGACCCGGCCGACCCGGCCCGGGCGTGGGTCTCCTACAGCGGGTTCAACTCGAACACCCCGGCCACCCTAGGGCACGCGTTCGAGGTGCGGCTGGCGGGCGCGGGCGCGACCTGGACCGACCGGTCGTACGACTTCGGCGACCAGCCGATCACCGACCTGGTCCGCGACGACGTCACGGGCACCCTCTACGCGGCCACCGACTTCGGCGTGCTGCGGCTGGCCAAGGGCGGCACGACCTGGGTGAAGGCGGCCCGGGGCATGCCGAACGTGGAGGTCGCCGGGCTGACCATCGTGCCGGGCGAGCGGGTGCTCTACGCCGCCTCGCACGGCCTCGGCGCCTGGCAGCTCACGCTCTGAGGCAGGTGACCATCGGCAACGACACGGTGAGGGGCCGCGCGCGCGGCCCCTCACCGCTGCCCGCGGCGGCCGGCCGCGTCTGGCGTACCCTCGGCGCGGCCTTCGTCCTGCTCGTCTTCGTCCCGCCGCTGCTGTTGCTGGTCTCCGGTTCGCTCACCGAGCCGGGCCTGCCGCCGCCGCCC encodes:
- a CDS encoding preprotein translocase YidC, whose amino-acid sequence is MGYRARDGELPVDPAHAEDEAGQARLVQVEADTDVPAPDDTTEKPGLVTEDDGSGMAGGASGSSSGGSTMPGHPDAPR
- a CDS encoding pentapeptide repeat-containing protein; translation: MADGLRADCARCFGLCCVAPAFSASADFAIDKPAGQPCPNLRADSRCGIHADLRGRGFPGCTVFDCFGAGQRVAQTTFAGRDWRDAPQTAPLMFDTFAVMRPLHELLWYLTEALATRPPQPLRGELSVALGETERLAREPAETLVALDVDAYRGRVNPLLSRAGDAARARGGRPGADRRGAQLFGVDLRRADLRRANLRGALLIGADLRGVDLGLADLTGADLRGADLRGADLSGSLFLHQSQLDAARGDGHTALPPGRTRPHHWSALSLTPQPRPPRSPTRPTRRR
- a CDS encoding SDR family oxidoreductase, with the translated sequence MPSRYENYPRIAIVTGADSGIGRACAVALAGAGFDVGVTWHRDAGGAERTATEVRATGRRCEVAHLDLTRLPGADAVVDELADRLGGLGVLVNNAGTGASTPFVDTGWEQWREVLSVDLDGPFLCGQRAARRMRAAGLGGRIVNITSVHEHAPRVGSAAYCAAKGGLGLLTRVMAQELAADGITVNAVAPGEIATPMTGQEDVDPFTQERPGVPVGRPGDAREVAAVVALLASPAAAYVTGASWPVDGGMLMMGPQANALESHDWRSVEG
- a CDS encoding beta propeller repeat protein; translation: MKRRRRHLLAGLAVGALVASTGLIGIHFAGAEVPTPAAAAGDGEMPGALGAHMERLRQAVPGSDGMSPDGPGNAAQQEFLERAYPANTISIAQVDRSKSAYAAAERRAGGTRGWTNIGPSEALYPFTEFRNASNYVPNAYVAGGRVTSIDIAPDCNALLCRAYVTPAGGGVWGTLNILAAEPKWFYLGGPLGINAAGSVKIDRNDKTGLTIYVGTGEANTCASGCVAGVGLYKSTNGGVTWKGPLGKDALAGKGIGEITVKPGDPKTLYVATTTALRGMSSSCCTGVTRPVPDAEKWGLYKSTDGGANWKFIHNGSADATQCTGSAAEYNNTAACSPRGVRYVKLDPRDANTVYASSYARGVWRSADAGATWTQIKPSLNPAVFQTRAAIDVTALPNGKTRMYVYEGNLGNPYSRLFRSDDVAGDAPAFADLTSANPADPGYATYNQCTGQCWYDVFVHTPAGHPDIVYTGGSYVYGETVAHKRAVVLSTDAGVSGTDMTFDGTDELHPNGLHPDQHALVTNPRNPYQFFEANDGGVMRSSGQFVDRSAWCDNPDRNLATQAQRDRCRQMLSKIPSKLDGINKGMNTLQFISLSASPHDHRLLQGGTQDNGTWENKGERRRWVNTMIGDGGASGFDVGRPEFRFHTFYDASPEVNFANGDVGSWISISDPVFGQPGTLFYAPVITDPKVSGTMFAGTSRTVYRTKTFGLGDRSLAEANRICNTWTGTFEAQCGDFAPLGTVNLTDAAWGDRAGGAVSVVERVASDSSTAYAATSTGRVFVSRNVDAEPASAVTWTRIDTAATPNRFVTSVHVDPADPARAWVSYSGFNSNTPATLGHAFEVRLAGAGATWTDRSYDFGDQPITDLVRDDVTGTLYAATDFGVLRLAKGGTTWVKAARGMPNVEVAGLTIVPGERVLYAASHGLGAWQLTL